The following nucleotide sequence is from Zea mays cultivar B73 chromosome 1, Zm-B73-REFERENCE-NAM-5.0, whole genome shotgun sequence.
TGGATTAGCGGATTATTTGGTTTGGCAGGGCTTCAGAAAGGTGGATCCTGACAGATGGGAATTTGCTAATGAGGAGTTTCTGAGAGGTCAGAGGCACCTCCTCAAAAACATTAGGCGTCGGAAACCTCCACACTCATCTCCAAATCAACAATCTCTTGGCTCTTACCTCGAGGTAGGACACTTTGGatatgaagaagagattgatcagCTGAAGAGGGATAAACAGCTCTTGATGGCTGAGGTAGTGAAGCTGAGGCAGGAGCACCAAAATACTAGATCAGATCTACAGGCCATGGAAGAGAAATTACAAGATACCGAGCAGAAGCAGCAGCAGATGATGGCATTCATGGCACGCGTCATGCAGAACCCTGATTTCATGCGTCAGCTGATCTCCCAGCGGGAGATGAGGAAGGAGCTCGAGGATGCCATCTCGAAGAAGAGAAGGCGCCGCATTGACCAGGGACATGAAGCTGGTAGCATGGGCACTGGTTCTAGCCTGGAGCAAGGGCCACAGGGAGTGTTTGAACCGCAGGAGCCGGTGGAATCACTCGCCAACGGTGTGCCATCTGATCTGGAGAGTTCGTCTGTTGAGGCGAAGGGATTGGAGGTTCGACAGGGTGTTTCTTCAGGTGGTTCTGAGCATCTGAATGGCAGGCCAAGCGGAGAGTTAAATGATGATTTCTGGGAGGACCTTCTGCACGAGGGGGGACTTGGTGCAGATGCAGGCAATGCTGTTGGTCAGGATGATATGAACATGGACATGGACCCAGATGTTAGCCTGCCTCAACTGAAACAACATGGACCCAGACATTAGCCGCTCTTGTGCTATCACAATGGCTGTGACTCTGTGAGTATCTTTACAGTTATGCTCGTTATACCCCTGTGGTGTACCTGTTTCGATCGTCTTCGACCAAATGTCACGTCGACTGCAGTCTCCAGTTGTTAATACAGTCTGTTCAGCACGCTGATTTAAGTATTTGGGTCAAGATGTTCATATAATCCTGTGGTATCCAGAGATATTATAGTTTGTTTTCGTAACTGTTTGCGCAGAGACCATGCTATGTTGCCTGCAGGCTATCAGTGTATTTGTTCTAACAGATCGCAACGCTGGTACAACGCAGTGACCTGCCAGACTGGGCCACTATGAGATTGTAGGGAAAGACCAGATAGCTTGTGTATGTAAAAGCTGATCCATAGTAGCCTATCATGTGCAACGCTATTGCCCTTTGGGATTTGGCATTTCACTGTATATAACATATCATCGCCGTATTGCCGCATCCATCGTTGTCTTGGTTTACCCATTTAAGTTTGTTGTCTTCCCTTTTAGCTTACACATGTACCGGCTCGGTCAGTGCCCGAGGATCTATTTGCGTGCAAAAGTGTTCTTTTTTCAATTTCTGAAATCTAGAGGCTTCTGTCTTCTTATTCTGTTTGATGCTACTTTTCCCTCGAGGGAATTGTCTCATGCTAGCAGTCCCTTCGACCGACCCTACGTTCATCATGCAAACTTGAATGGTTTTTATTCATCAAACTTTGAAGTGGTACTACTGTGGTGGTGTTTGGTTCATGCCTCGTTCTTAGAATCTCATTATTAGCCAAACAGATTCTGGATGTTATATTGGATTTGCCAGAATCTCACAATATCAACAAAAGTTGATAATATAATTTGTATTGGATTTTGTGTAGTGTGCAACTTTTCAAAATCTATGGAGAACCAAAACCACCTATGCAAGAAGACATAACTTACATGTCTACATTGGGGCCATTTCCGAAATGGGCCTCGACAGAGAATAGAATAGCCTAATCAATTCAGTTGGTTATTTCTTATCTAGAAGCAAAAGAGAAATTGCTAATGCTATTTTTACCCGTTTTGTCTTTATCCTTTCCGCGTCCGACGAGTGCGCGGCGGCCGGTGATGACTGGTCGCGACAGGTGTGCCGCGGGCCCCGCGGTGCCGTGCCGTGTGGATCAGTCCCGATCCTTCTCC
It contains:
- the LOC100281501 gene encoding Heat stress transcription factor A-2e encodes the protein MSHGNGMLNSVKVERWPAAVAANGQPRPMDVLHDGSSPPFLTKTYDMVDDPTTNAVVSWSAANNSFVVWDPHIFGTVLLPRYFKHNNFSSFVRQLNTYGFRKVDPDRWEFANEEFLRGQRHLLKNIRRRKPPHSSPNQQSLGSYLEVGHFGYEEEIDQLKRDKQLLMAEVVKLRQEHQNTRSDLQAMEEKLQDTEQKQQQMMAFMARVMQNPDFMRQLISQREMRKELEDAISKKRRRRIDQGHEAGSMGTGSSLEQGPQGVFEPQEPVESLANGVPSDLESSSVEAKGLEVRQGVSSGGSEHLNGRPSGELNDDFWEDLLHEGGLGADAGNAVGQDDMNMDMDPDVSLPQLKQHGPRH